In the genome of Primulina tabacum isolate GXHZ01 chromosome 13, ASM2559414v2, whole genome shotgun sequence, the window GTTGTTGTTCACAACCTCGTGAAatataaatttctttgcaagaaaGATTGTAATTAATGTTTTTGAAAGCTCAACCACAACTCTTTCCTCGAGTATTTGGCCACGAAGCTTCAGGGTGAgtcaatcacatgtcctcgagGAATTAGATTCAAGAACGCATGCAACAGTTTGTGTGATCTTTGTTTATGATATCAGATATGAGTAAATCAATAAGAATGAAATAGAACGGAAATCACACACAAGATTTGCGTGGTTTGACCCGTAAACTAGAACGGAAATCACACACAAGATTTGCGTGGTTCGATCGTAAATGATCTACATCCATTGGGAGAGCCAATATTATTATGAATCAATCCAAGATACAAGATACAAATCTTCACTAAGAATCACTCTTTGTATATCTAAGTACAAGTATACACTCTTGATCATTCCAGTAGCTATCTTCTCAATCTTGAATTTGAAATCACTAAtcaaggaagaagaagaagaaaaacaacCCATGCCCCCGCCCGGCTCcactgaaaattttaaaaaattaagtcCGAACCATTTTTGGAAGTAAAAAAGATATTGTaggtttaaaaaatattaaaagtaaTTCACTTTTCTACGTGAaagaatttataataaaaaatattaatagtattcgatttttttatttgaaagaatGTATAGTTATGtatcaattaattatatttaaaaatctaATTAAGTAATAGTGGGAAAAAAAGAAACCAAAGTAAtgtatcaattaaataaattagttaaTCAGGTAATTAaagcaaaaaatttaaaagtcgcctaaataaataaataaaacatgaactaTAGGTATGTGCATATAGATTTAGTTCAACTCTAATATTTGTAACTAAATTTAGTTTTGAACTTTTGCAGGGCTTTTGAGATGTTGTATTGAGACATGAACTTGTATTGTTTTTTTTAGATGCAGGACTTCTGTTTGAAAATGGTGGATTTATGCTGGCTCTAGTTTAGATGCACTAGCTTTAGTTGAATGTGTGAGGGTGCagaaaaaatagttttgttcCAAGAATGCGCTGCATTTGATTCTATGAAGGTGGCTCTGGTTTTGTTATGAAAAAAGTGCGTAAAAGCTTACATTGAACTCATGTTGAATGTCGATGACTCTCTTTTAAAACTAGTGAATTGGGTTAGATGCTAGTGGTATAAATTTATAGATAAAAAATTTTGCGCTTAGATTCTTGAGGATCTAGTCTACTATTGATAAAAGGTAAATCAATTTTGAAGTTGCTTTCGAGGAGTGTAGTGATCATCACATACGAGTCGGCCGCCGAAGATGGCATTGGCCATGTTTATTTGTTCAGCACGGCTCACATTTCTAAGGTAAtctacatatttttttttccaagtTGTCGTTTAGTAGTGCCAACGATATTTTTGAAGTTATTAATTGGTATTGACATTGATCATCCTATACAAATTTCAGTGGAATAATCTATCATTTCAAATTCCAATTATCCAATTTCTTCTGTACCAACCTTTTTGTGAATTTGTTTTACTACACTATCCTTATGACGCTCATCATATGTATGAAAGAGGAAAAAAAACCTTGGGAGTTGGGGCATATTTTTCTTTGGCTGTGTGTGTGGAAATGAAGATCAAAAGAAACGGTAACTAACTTGTCAATTTCTTGAAACCTTGGGTATTTCTCAATTTAAAGTAGTAATTCTCGTTTGATCGATTGAAATATCACATGATTGTACTCCTTTATTGTTTTTTAGTAGATTTTATTGCTGGGTTGTtttggtttttgtttttgtttttacgTTTTTTCCTAAACGTGGTTAAAAATAGCTTTGTTAACTCATGTTGAACGTCGATAATCCTcttttaaattaattggatTGGAATGATCCAAATATGCTAGGAACTACTCACTTCCTCACATTCGCATAATATTGGTCCAGCTAACTTCATTAATAGCTAACTTCGGTAATTTCTCAAGGTTAGTTGCAAATAGAACTCAAACAATTCGGTAAAAACCGTATTTATCGATACCGTACAAAAAATTTGATATACTGAATATTTTGGTAAGAACGGTATgaaatatatatgatatatatatatctgtttttttgggtaccaaaattttcaatacGCTAtacggtttttttaaaaaaaacggtATGCCGTACCAAACCAACCCTAagacataatttttaaaatgtcatTCTACTAATCACGTGGAAATTGAAATATATAGTATCTTATTTCTtgatgtatattttttttatacttaTTTTAGTTTAAATGCATGCAACATTACTAATGACAGTAAAAATGGAGTATTAAAACTTGCTAGAGTTTTAGGTTAACAAACGCACAGACACTAACTCCATTCTGCAGAACGTGTGTTTGACTTTGAGGAACACGGTATGGATGAGTTCCCAAATTCCATTGCCACCTTACTGGCAAGGTTTGACGTAGCAGTTCACTATATTAGGTGTCAAGAAAGGTGAACGACTTTTCCTAACCCACCAAAATTAGAAACATAAATTAACCATACTCAATACCACTTTTCTCCATTCAACCAATACTTGTTAGTTGTTACATTAAACAATTGGCAGAAGTAAGAGATTCGTTAGCAGATGCTAGCATCGCCATTTCAAAACTAATAAATATTGATATCAGTGGTTGCATACATACTTGTGAATGGCAGACCATCAAAGAATTCATCCGGTCATGATACCGCCTACATGTCCTCCTCCTAGAGATCCTTTCCCATCAGTAAAGGTGGATCCATCAGGACATAATGCTCCGGTAGTGAAAAGGACAAATTGTTGGTGCAAGTGCTTGTGTTGGATAATTACCACCTTCATCCTCCTACTCATCATAGTTGTTGCTGCTTTAGCCATTCTTTACCTTGTCTTTCAACCCAAGCTCCCAAAATACTCTGTTGACAATCTAAGGATAACAGATTTGACGCTTAATTTTGACTTGACACTTTACACGAGGTTCGATGTCAGGATCACAGCCAATAACCCCAACAAAAAGATTGGAATCTACTACGAGAAAGGGAGTCGTCTTAGTGTTTGGTATAAAGATACTAACTTGTGCCATGGATCAATTCCCAGATTCTACCAGGGTCACCAGAATACAACATTGCTAGAAGTGGGGCTAACAGGCCAAAATCAATATGGAACAACTCTGCTTCAGGCATTGCAAGAGCAGCAACAGACTGGAAGGATTCCTTTGGATCTTAAGATAGATGTGCCGGTCAGAATTAAACTAGGGATGCTTAAGCTGATGAAAGTAAGGATATCAGGCAGCTGCAAGTTGATTGTAGATAGCCTGTCTACCAACAAGTTCATCAGCATCAAAGCCAGCAGCTGTAATTTTGGAGTCAAACCCTGAGCACAATTTTTTTTCTCATGGCTATTTTCCACGAATCTCCTACAGAGTATACCCCGCCCCCCCtaccccccaaaaaaaaaaaatcttaatccAATAAAACAATTAGCTTGGTACAGACACCTCTTATTCTTTTTTCTGATAAGAGTATATAATTTTTTCCACATTTCATAGTAATACTATGTTCTAATGGTGTCTGCTTCGTCAAGAAAGTAATTCTACAAGGCTTCTACATATTAGTCTTCATAACAAAATCCTGTAGCAGCCATATTATAGAAGAGCGTGAAAAAAAGTGGGCTTGTGCGAGTAACAGAAAATAATCATTCACATATCGCCGTTCCATCTCCATCACCCGATGAATGTTTGCagtcaaaatatataaaaatcattttcattattttctaACAAGAATTCAATTGACAGACCattctattttat includes:
- the LOC142522150 gene encoding NDR1/HIN1-like protein 6, which codes for MADHQRIHPVMIPPTCPPPRDPFPSVKVDPSGHNAPVVKRTNCWCKCLCWIITTFILLLIIVVAALAILYLVFQPKLPKYSVDNLRITDLTLNFDLTLYTRFDVRITANNPNKKIGIYYEKGSRLSVWYKDTNLCHGSIPRFYQGHQNTTLLEVGLTGQNQYGTTLLQALQEQQQTGRIPLDLKIDVPVRIKLGMLKLMKVRISGSCKLIVDSLSTNKFISIKASSCNFGVKP